A part of Pararhizobium sp. A13 genomic DNA contains:
- a CDS encoding carboxymuconolactone decarboxylase family protein: MPFIETPDASAGEQTAAMYAQAEAGYGYLPNMVRSFGHRPEVMANWSALLASIKANMDLRRYELVTMAAARELRSSYCMLAHGSVLLHDIFTADEVRQIAENPNEAPIDEAERAIMRFAAKVVRDATAIEKPDVDALKRHGLSDAEICDVVTAAAVRCFFSKTLDALGVQADGIYEKLEPGLKAALVVGRPIDETASN, from the coding sequence ATGCCCTTCATCGAAACACCCGATGCTTCCGCCGGCGAGCAGACTGCGGCGATGTATGCGCAGGCCGAGGCCGGCTATGGCTACCTGCCGAACATGGTGAGGTCCTTCGGACACCGGCCGGAGGTGATGGCGAATTGGAGCGCGCTGCTTGCCAGTATCAAGGCCAACATGGATCTGCGCCGTTACGAACTGGTGACGATGGCGGCGGCGAGGGAATTGAGGAGCTCCTATTGCATGCTCGCCCACGGCTCCGTCCTGCTGCACGATATCTTTACCGCCGACGAGGTGCGACAAATCGCGGAAAATCCGAACGAGGCCCCCATCGACGAGGCTGAACGCGCCATCATGCGATTTGCCGCCAAGGTGGTGCGCGATGCAACCGCGATCGAAAAGCCGGATGTCGATGCCCTGAAGCGGCACGGTCTCTCCGACGCCGAAATCTGCGACGTCGTCACCGCCGCCGCGGTCCGCTGCTTCTTCTCGAAGACACTTGACGCGCTCGGTGTGCAAGCCGACGGCATTTACGAAAAGCTGGAGCCGGGCCTGAAGGCTGCGCTCGTGGTCGGCCGTCCTATCGACGAGACAGCGTCGAACTGA
- a CDS encoding nuclear transport factor 2 family protein: MTDRETLESIVNELYAARSVSDMDGVMSCAGPGFSFRIVGSGRLAPMAQRVCEPAAVNAAVKTLIEQWDMSKIRTTGLYVDGDTVFAHRAGVLRFNPTGKEIETEYIDRFTFKDGKIIDLTEFVDTLLVAETVGLVPA; encoded by the coding sequence ATGACGGACAGGGAAACACTCGAAAGCATTGTCAACGAACTCTACGCGGCCCGCTCAGTCAGCGACATGGATGGGGTGATGAGTTGCGCTGGTCCGGGCTTCAGTTTCCGCATTGTCGGAAGCGGCAGGCTGGCGCCGATGGCTCAGCGGGTGTGCGAGCCGGCCGCGGTCAACGCCGCTGTAAAAACGCTGATCGAGCAGTGGGACATGTCCAAGATCCGGACCACGGGGCTCTATGTGGACGGCGATACGGTTTTTGCGCATCGTGCCGGCGTGCTCCGTTTCAACCCGACGGGCAAGGAAATCGAAACGGAATATATCGACAGATTCACGTTCAAGGACGGGAAGATCATCGATCTCACCGAATTCGTCGATACGCTCCTGGTCGCGGAGACGGTGGGCCTGGTGCCGGCTTGA
- a CDS encoding DUF1775 domain-containing protein, producing the protein MTQTRTTLLALAFSLAGAAAAHAHASFEIDEAASESGFKAVLQIPHGCDGKATTEVQLKLPEGFVFAKPQPKAGWEIEIIKGDYQKSYDNHGKTVTSGPLEIRWKNGNLSDDHYDTFVIKGTISGFDKETQIAFPVTQLCGATDKVVWDEIAAQGQDAHSLEHPAPTITVTPATAEGHHGHDMVGMGDATVKAGSLEISGGAVKAMLPGAKVGGGGFAVKNDGSEDDTLVSVESPAAGRVELHEMTMQNDVMKMRKLEEGIAIPAGETVELKSGSLHLMFMDVKEAFAEGDSVPVTLTFEKAGKVDYVLPVGNAAGGAHKHK; encoded by the coding sequence ATGACACAGACCAGAACAACCCTTCTTGCGCTTGCCTTTTCTCTTGCTGGTGCCGCCGCCGCCCATGCGCATGCGTCCTTCGAAATCGACGAAGCTGCCTCGGAAAGCGGCTTCAAGGCGGTGCTGCAGATTCCGCACGGTTGCGACGGCAAGGCGACGACCGAAGTGCAGTTGAAACTGCCGGAAGGCTTCGTCTTCGCCAAGCCGCAGCCGAAGGCGGGCTGGGAGATCGAGATCATCAAGGGCGACTACCAGAAAAGCTACGACAACCACGGCAAGACGGTGACGTCCGGGCCGCTCGAGATCCGCTGGAAGAACGGCAATCTGTCCGACGACCATTACGATACCTTCGTCATCAAGGGGACGATCTCCGGCTTCGACAAGGAGACGCAGATCGCCTTTCCGGTGACGCAGCTTTGCGGCGCGACGGACAAAGTCGTTTGGGACGAGATTGCGGCGCAAGGTCAGGACGCCCATTCGCTGGAACATCCGGCGCCGACGATCACCGTGACGCCGGCCACGGCCGAAGGGCATCACGGTCACGACATGGTGGGGATGGGTGACGCGACGGTCAAGGCCGGATCGCTTGAGATTTCCGGCGGCGCCGTGAAGGCGATGCTTCCGGGGGCCAAGGTCGGCGGCGGCGGTTTCGCGGTCAAGAACGACGGCAGCGAAGACGATACCCTGGTCTCCGTCGAAAGCCCGGCGGCGGGCCGCGTCGAACTGCACGAAATGACCATGCAGAACGACGTGATGAAGATGCGCAAGCTGGAAGAAGGCATTGCCATTCCGGCAGGTGAAACCGTCGAACTCAAGAGCGGCAGCCTGCACCTGATGTTCATGGATGTGAAAGAAGCTTTTGCCGAGGGTGACAGCGTACCGGTTACGCTGACCTTCGAAAAGGCCGGCAAGGTCGACTATGTGCTTCCCGTCGGCAATGCTGCCGGTGGCGCGCACAAGCACAAGTGA
- a CDS encoding DUF2946 family protein: MARAGRQWQMTVRVLSALALMFLSFAHQPAFARQITPAIAGEYMLPDGTIADICFGSDGVDDHNSPHEGLAPACDYCRLAASIALPSPPSDGYLVIRVAAFAESKVDFLPVFVEHPRALPQSRAPPLSL, translated from the coding sequence ATGGCCAGAGCGGGACGACAGTGGCAGATGACGGTGCGCGTGCTTTCGGCACTCGCCCTCATGTTCCTGTCTTTTGCGCATCAACCGGCCTTCGCCCGGCAGATCACGCCGGCGATCGCCGGCGAATATATGCTGCCGGATGGCACGATTGCCGACATCTGCTTCGGGTCGGACGGTGTCGACGATCACAATTCCCCGCATGAGGGGCTCGCGCCGGCCTGCGACTATTGCAGGCTCGCCGCATCGATCGCCTTGCCGTCGCCCCCAAGCGACGGCTATCTCGTCATTCGCGTTGCCGCGTTTGCCGAAAGCAAGGTCGATTTTCTTCCGGTTTTCGTCGAGCATCCGCGCGCTCTGCCGCAATCGCGCGCCCCTCCGCTGTCGCTCTGA
- the gcvT gene encoding glycine cleavage system aminomethyltransferase GcvT produces MDDHSPLKQTPLHALHVSLGARMVPFAGYDMPVQYPAGVMKEHLHTRGGAGLFDVSHMGQIILWPKSGRIEDAALALEKLVPVDVLGLSEGRQRYGLFTNDEGGILDDLMIANRGDHLFLVVNASCKDADFAHLQKQLSETCDLTLLDDRALIALQGPRAECVLAELWADVATMRFMDVAEADLHDVPCVISRSGYTGEDGFEISIPSASAEDVTRRLLEHPDVLPIGLGARDSLRLEAGLCLYGNDIDTGTTPVEAALEWAMQKARRTGGAREGGFPGAGIILRQFADGADRRRVGLKPDGKAPVRGGATLYADAQGRAEAGVVTSGGFGPSADHPVAMGYVAAPYIANGAQLFAEVRGKYLPVTVCALPFITPTYKR; encoded by the coding sequence TTGGACGATCATTCCCCCCTGAAACAGACACCGCTGCATGCGCTGCACGTATCGCTCGGCGCCCGCATGGTGCCCTTTGCCGGCTACGATATGCCGGTGCAATATCCGGCCGGCGTGATGAAGGAACATCTCCACACCCGCGGCGGCGCGGGTCTGTTCGACGTTTCGCATATGGGCCAGATCATCCTGTGGCCGAAATCCGGACGGATCGAGGACGCGGCGCTTGCGCTTGAAAAGCTCGTGCCTGTCGATGTGCTCGGTCTCAGCGAAGGCCGCCAGCGCTACGGGCTTTTCACCAATGACGAGGGCGGCATCCTTGACGACCTGATGATTGCCAATCGCGGCGATCATCTGTTCCTCGTCGTCAATGCCTCCTGCAAGGATGCCGATTTCGCACACTTGCAAAAACAGCTCAGCGAGACCTGCGATCTCACCTTGCTCGATGACCGCGCGCTGATCGCGCTGCAGGGGCCTCGCGCCGAATGCGTTCTGGCTGAACTCTGGGCCGATGTCGCTACCATGCGCTTCATGGATGTGGCCGAAGCCGATCTTCACGACGTCCCCTGCGTCATCTCCCGCTCCGGCTATACCGGGGAGGACGGTTTCGAGATCTCCATTCCCTCTGCCTCCGCCGAAGATGTGACCCGCCGACTTCTCGAACATCCGGATGTCCTGCCGATCGGTCTCGGTGCCCGCGACTCGCTTCGCCTGGAGGCTGGGCTGTGCCTTTACGGAAACGACATCGATACCGGCACGACGCCGGTCGAAGCTGCGCTCGAATGGGCGATGCAGAAGGCGCGCCGGACGGGAGGCGCTCGCGAAGGCGGCTTCCCCGGCGCCGGCATCATCTTGCGTCAGTTTGCCGACGGCGCCGACCGCCGGCGCGTCGGCCTGAAGCCTGACGGAAAAGCACCGGTGCGGGGCGGTGCGACGCTCTATGCCGATGCGCAGGGCCGTGCCGAAGCCGGTGTCGTGACCTCCGGCGGGTTCGGACCGAGCGCCGATCATCCGGTCGCGATGGGCTATGTCGCAGCCCCCTATATCGCGAACGGTGCCCAACTTTTCGCCGAGGTACGCGGCAAATACCTGCCCGTCACCGTCTGCGCCCTTCCCTTCATCACCCCGACCTACAAACGCTGA
- the gcvH gene encoding glycine cleavage system protein GcvH: MLKFTDEHEWLKIEGDVATVGITAHAAEQLGDLVFVELPEAGTSLDKGATAATVESVKAASDVYCPLDGEIVESNQAIVDDPALVNSDPQGAGWFFKLKLSDPSAANALLDEAAYKELIA, from the coding sequence ATGCTGAAATTTACCGACGAACATGAATGGCTGAAGATCGAGGGTGACGTGGCGACCGTCGGAATCACCGCGCATGCCGCCGAGCAACTGGGCGATCTCGTCTTCGTCGAACTGCCTGAAGCCGGAACGAGCCTCGACAAGGGCGCGACCGCAGCGACCGTTGAATCCGTCAAGGCTGCCTCCGACGTCTATTGTCCGCTCGACGGCGAGATCGTCGAGAGCAACCAGGCGATCGTCGATGATCCGGCTCTGGTCAACAGCGACCCGCAGGGTGCCGGCTGGTTCTTCAAGCTGAAGCTTTCGGACCCGTCCGCCGCCAATGCATTGCTGGACGAAGCTGCCTACAAGGAGCTGATCGCCTGA
- the gcvP gene encoding aminomethyl-transferring glycine dehydrogenase gives MSMPKDFTFTDYKPYDFANRRHIGPSPDEMAAMLKVVGYDSLDALIDDTVPPSIRQKTPLAWGAAMTEREALDKMRETANRNRKLVSLIGQGYYGTITPPVIQRNILENPAWYTAYTPYQPEISQGRLEALLNYQTMVCDLTGLDVANASLLDEATAAAEAMAMAERVSKSKETTFFVDENCHPQTIALIKTRAEPLGWTVIVGNPHSDLESASVFGAIFQYPGTYGHVSDFSGLIARLHQAGAIAVVAADPLALALLKSPGEMGADIAIGCTQRFGVPVGYGGPHAAYMAVKDAYKRSMPGRLVGVSVDSRGNRAYRLSLQTREQHIRREKATSNICTAQVLLAVMASMYAVFHGPKGIKAIAQSVHQKTVRLAMGLEKLGYTVEPDVFFDTITVDVGKLQGIILKTAVAEEVNLRRIGTTKIGISLDERSRPVTLEAVWRAFGGDFSVEDFEPGYRLPESLLRTSEYLTHPIFHMNRAESEMTRYIRRLSDRDLALDRSMIPLGSCTMKLNATAEMLPITWPEFSEIHPFVPADQAEGYRHMITDLSQKLCAVTGYDAISMQPNSGAQGEYAGLLTIRAYHLANGDSHRDVCLIPTSAHGTNPASAQMAGMKVVVVKVSDNGDIDMDDFIAKAEQYAENLSCCMITYPSTHGVFEENVREVCDIVHKHGGQVYLDGANMNAMVGLARPGDIGSDVSHLNLHKTFCIPHGGGGPGMGPIGVKAHLAPFLPGHPETDGGEGAVSAAPFGSASILPISWSYCLMMGGEGLTQATKVAILNANYIAARLKGAYGVLYKSARGRVAHECIIDTRPLVDSAGVTVDDVAKRLIDCGFHAPTMSWPVAGTLMIEPTESETKAELDRFCDAMLAIRAEAQAIEDGRMDRVNNPLKNAPHTVEDLVGDWDRPYSREQACYPPGAFRVDKYWSPVNRVDNVFGDRNLVCTCPPLDDYAEAAE, from the coding sequence ATGAGCATGCCGAAAGACTTCACCTTCACCGACTACAAGCCGTATGACTTCGCCAACCGGCGCCATATCGGCCCCTCGCCCGATGAAATGGCGGCGATGCTCAAGGTCGTCGGCTATGACAGCCTCGACGCGCTGATCGACGACACGGTCCCGCCGTCGATCCGCCAGAAGACCCCGCTTGCCTGGGGCGCTGCGATGACCGAGCGCGAGGCGCTCGACAAGATGCGCGAGACGGCCAACCGCAACAGGAAACTCGTGTCGCTGATCGGCCAGGGCTACTACGGCACGATCACCCCGCCGGTGATCCAGCGTAACATTCTCGAAAATCCGGCCTGGTACACGGCCTATACGCCTTACCAGCCGGAAATCAGCCAGGGTCGCTTGGAAGCGCTGCTGAACTACCAGACGATGGTCTGTGACCTGACCGGCCTCGACGTTGCCAACGCCTCGCTGCTAGACGAGGCAACGGCGGCAGCGGAAGCCATGGCCATGGCCGAACGCGTGTCGAAATCCAAGGAAACCACGTTCTTTGTCGACGAAAATTGCCATCCGCAGACGATCGCGCTGATCAAGACCCGGGCCGAGCCGCTCGGCTGGACGGTCATCGTCGGCAATCCTCATAGCGATCTCGAATCCGCGAGCGTGTTCGGCGCGATCTTCCAGTATCCCGGCACCTACGGCCATGTGAGCGACTTTTCCGGTCTGATCGCCCGCCTGCATCAGGCCGGTGCGATCGCGGTCGTCGCCGCCGATCCGCTGGCGCTCGCACTCCTGAAATCGCCCGGCGAAATGGGTGCGGACATTGCCATTGGCTGCACCCAGCGTTTTGGTGTTCCCGTCGGATACGGCGGCCCGCATGCGGCCTATATGGCGGTGAAGGATGCGTACAAGCGCTCGATGCCGGGCCGTCTCGTCGGCGTATCCGTCGATAGTCGTGGCAACCGCGCTTACCGCCTGTCGCTACAGACGCGCGAACAGCATATCCGCCGGGAAAAGGCGACATCCAACATCTGCACGGCGCAGGTGCTGCTGGCCGTCATGGCGTCGATGTACGCCGTGTTCCACGGTCCGAAGGGCATCAAGGCGATCGCCCAGAGTGTTCACCAGAAGACCGTTCGGCTTGCCATGGGGCTCGAGAAGCTCGGCTACACCGTCGAGCCCGACGTGTTCTTCGACACGATCACCGTCGATGTCGGCAAGCTGCAGGGCATCATCCTGAAGACGGCCGTCGCCGAGGAGGTCAACCTGCGCCGGATCGGTACCACCAAGATCGGCATCAGCCTTGACGAACGCTCGCGCCCGGTGACGCTGGAGGCTGTCTGGCGCGCCTTCGGCGGCGATTTCAGCGTCGAGGACTTCGAGCCGGGTTATCGGCTGCCGGAATCGCTGCTGCGCACCAGTGAATATCTGACCCATCCGATCTTCCACATGAACCGGGCGGAAAGCGAAATGACGCGCTATATCCGCCGGCTGTCGGACCGCGATCTGGCGCTCGATCGTTCGATGATCCCGCTCGGTTCCTGCACGATGAAGCTCAACGCAACCGCGGAAATGCTGCCGATCACCTGGCCGGAATTCTCCGAAATCCATCCTTTCGTGCCGGCGGACCAGGCCGAAGGCTATCGCCACATGATAACCGACCTGTCGCAGAAGCTCTGCGCGGTCACCGGTTACGACGCGATCTCGATGCAGCCGAATTCCGGTGCTCAAGGGGAATATGCCGGGCTGCTCACCATCCGCGCCTATCACCTCGCAAATGGCGACAGCCATCGCGATGTCTGCCTGATCCCGACCTCGGCGCACGGTACCAATCCGGCCTCGGCGCAGATGGCCGGCATGAAGGTGGTGGTCGTCAAGGTTAGCGACAATGGCGACATAGACATGGATGATTTCATAGCAAAAGCAGAGCAGTACGCGGAAAACCTCTCGTGCTGCATGATCACCTATCCGTCGACCCACGGTGTGTTCGAGGAGAATGTCCGCGAGGTCTGCGACATCGTCCACAAGCATGGCGGTCAGGTCTATCTCGACGGCGCCAACATGAATGCCATGGTCGGGCTCGCCCGGCCAGGCGACATCGGGTCCGACGTCAGCCACCTCAACCTGCACAAGACCTTCTGCATCCCGCACGGCGGCGGCGGCCCGGGCATGGGGCCGATCGGCGTCAAGGCACACTTGGCACCGTTCCTCCCGGGCCATCCGGAAACAGATGGCGGCGAAGGTGCAGTTTCGGCAGCTCCGTTCGGCTCGGCCTCGATCCTGCCGATCTCGTGGAGCTACTGCCTGATGATGGGCGGCGAAGGCCTGACGCAGGCGACGAAAGTGGCGATCCTCAACGCCAACTACATCGCCGCACGCCTGAAGGGCGCATACGGCGTGCTCTACAAGTCGGCCAGGGGCCGCGTGGCGCATGAGTGCATCATCGACACGCGCCCGCTGGTGGACAGCGCCGGGGTCACGGTGGACGACGTTGCCAAGCGGCTGATCGACTGCGGCTTCCACGCGCCGACCATGAGCTGGCCGGTTGCCGGCACGCTGATGATCGAGCCGACCGAATCGGAAACCAAGGCGGAACTCGACCGCTTCTGCGATGCGATGCTGGCGATCCGTGCCGAAGCCCAGGCGATCGAGGATGGCCGGATGGACCGGGTGAACAATCCGTTGAAGAACGCCCCTCACACGGTGGAAGACCTCGTCGGCGACTGGGACCGCCCCTATTCGCGCGAACAGGCCTGCTACCCGCCGGGCGCCTTCCGCGTCGACAAATACTGGTCGCCGGTCAACCGCGTCGACAATGTCTTCGGCGACCGCAATCTCGTCTGTACCTGCCCGCCGCTGGACGACTACGCCGAGGCGGCAGAGTAA
- a CDS encoding PAS domain S-box protein gives MPIAQKHFVLALYDSFPDPVVIVDSDRIILSANPAITKQFGYAPDEIANRPVRILYASDDDYDACLSRDARERAGEDVSDGVYQYRRKDGSVFSARLRATWITGEDGTAQGFIGVVHDISDILALDRERKKTADMLNAALQAIPEGFAIFDRDEKLIAFNEAYRRILGTAGQGLQAGMTAEEILVGVHEAGNYPSMPIGSPEASAWIEGRLQDFRQPNGKPHVFPYGNGRWMQAENLKAGDGNTVVLRIDVTALKEAELALDRQRLDYYTLVQNIPDFICRISPDLKYTFVNRTYAEFVGQRADDFAGKPFLDFVPERDRERVTRFLENLTPEESVVSREQRRQSADGSDCWIFWSNMAVFDGGKLIEYITVGRDITELKRQQVRIAQQSAELQRKNEALNQFTGTVSHDLKAPLRHISMFSDMIGDDVASGKFEELPVYARHLRQSAQRMGQLIDSLLDYALIADQISSWHTVSMADVVSDAILNLGTFIREADARFEFDGLPQVKGDPELLKRLCQNLIGNAVKYRREGTRPVIRIYCEKDDDLIRIYFQDNGIGVDPRFAKQIFNVFQRLHRDESVYPGTGIGLALAKRIAESHNGSIELDTTFTQGARFVLTLPDMM, from the coding sequence ATGCCGATTGCGCAGAAACATTTCGTCCTGGCCCTCTACGACAGCTTTCCCGATCCTGTTGTCATCGTCGATTCCGACCGGATCATCCTTTCGGCCAATCCCGCGATCACGAAGCAATTCGGTTATGCACCGGATGAAATCGCCAACCGTCCGGTGCGGATACTTTATGCTTCGGATGACGACTACGACGCCTGCCTCAGCCGGGATGCACGCGAACGCGCCGGGGAGGATGTTTCCGACGGCGTCTACCAGTACCGCCGTAAGGATGGATCGGTGTTTTCCGCCCGTCTTCGTGCTACCTGGATCACCGGAGAGGACGGCACGGCACAGGGCTTCATCGGTGTCGTGCATGACATTTCGGATATTCTCGCGCTCGACAGGGAGCGAAAGAAGACCGCCGACATGCTCAATGCTGCTCTCCAGGCAATACCCGAAGGGTTTGCTATTTTCGACAGGGACGAAAAACTCATCGCCTTCAATGAAGCCTATCGCCGTATTCTGGGCACGGCTGGCCAGGGTCTCCAGGCAGGCATGACAGCGGAGGAAATCCTTGTTGGCGTCCACGAAGCCGGCAACTATCCGTCCATGCCGATCGGCTCGCCGGAGGCCTCGGCATGGATCGAAGGCCGACTGCAGGATTTTCGCCAACCGAACGGCAAGCCGCATGTCTTTCCCTACGGCAACGGGCGCTGGATGCAGGCGGAAAACCTGAAGGCCGGTGACGGCAATACGGTTGTCCTGCGCATCGACGTCACGGCTTTGAAGGAGGCGGAACTGGCGCTCGACCGGCAGCGGCTGGATTATTACACACTCGTCCAGAACATACCGGATTTCATCTGCCGGATTTCCCCCGATCTGAAATACACTTTCGTCAACAGGACCTATGCCGAGTTCGTTGGCCAACGGGCTGACGATTTTGCTGGAAAGCCTTTTCTCGATTTTGTTCCGGAACGTGACCGCGAACGCGTGACCCGATTTTTGGAAAACCTGACTCCGGAAGAATCGGTGGTGTCGCGTGAACAGCGCCGGCAATCGGCCGATGGCAGCGACTGCTGGATATTCTGGTCCAACATGGCGGTTTTCGATGGCGGGAAGCTTATCGAATACATCACCGTCGGGCGCGACATTACCGAGTTGAAGCGACAGCAGGTGCGGATCGCCCAGCAAAGTGCTGAACTGCAGCGCAAGAACGAAGCCCTCAACCAATTCACCGGGACGGTTTCACACGACTTGAAGGCGCCGCTGCGCCACATATCGATGTTTTCGGACATGATCGGCGATGATGTTGCGAGCGGCAAGTTCGAAGAACTTCCGGTCTATGCCCGTCACCTGCGCCAGAGCGCCCAGCGGATGGGCCAGTTGATCGACAGCCTGCTCGACTATGCGCTGATCGCCGACCAGATCAGTAGCTGGCATACGGTTTCGATGGCCGACGTTGTTTCCGACGCAATCCTCAATCTCGGCACGTTCATTCGTGAGGCGGACGCGAGGTTCGAATTCGATGGTCTGCCGCAAGTGAAGGGTGATCCCGAACTGCTCAAGCGTCTTTGCCAGAATTTGATCGGCAATGCCGTCAAGTATCGGCGCGAGGGGACCAGGCCGGTCATCAGGATCTATTGCGAAAAGGATGACGATTTGATCCGGATCTATTTCCAGGACAACGGCATCGGTGTCGATCCACGGTTCGCGAAGCAGATTTTCAATGTGTTTCAGCGTCTTCATCGCGATGAGTCGGTCTATCCGGGCACTGGCATCGGATTGGCATTGGCAAAACGAATCGCCGAGAGCCACAACGGGTCCATCGAGCTCGACACGACATTCACGCAAGGTGCACGCTTTGTCCTGACCCTACCGGACATGATGTAA
- the sufA gene encoding Fe-S cluster assembly scaffold SufA produces MGFAVMSLSDAAAGRVKAIVENAGGDAQGIRVSIKKGGCAGMEYAIDLVTAANAKDDLVEHQGARVWVAPEAVLYLLGTRMDFEVTTLRSGFTFSNPNQTSACGCGESVELKPADLAALAAKGDAVVRAG; encoded by the coding sequence ATGGGCTTTGCAGTCATGAGTTTGAGTGATGCGGCGGCTGGCCGCGTCAAGGCGATCGTCGAGAATGCCGGCGGCGATGCGCAGGGTATTCGCGTTTCGATCAAGAAGGGCGGTTGCGCCGGCATGGAATATGCCATCGATCTGGTAACCGCAGCCAACGCCAAGGACGATCTCGTCGAGCATCAGGGCGCCAGGGTCTGGGTCGCGCCGGAAGCCGTGCTTTACCTGCTCGGCACACGCATGGACTTCGAAGTCACGACGCTGCGCTCAGGCTTCACGTTCAGCAATCCCAACCAGACCTCGGCCTGCGGCTGCGGCGAATCGGTCGAGCTCAAACCGGCAGACCTTGCTGCACTTGCAGCCAAGGGCGACGCGGTGGTGCGAGCCGGCTAA
- a CDS encoding SUF system Fe-S cluster assembly protein — protein sequence MSLDTTEDKIDVREGIVHSAIPADELARLSDDIISALKTVYDPEIPADIFELGLIYKIDIEDDRMVKIAMTLTAPGCPVAGEMPGWVENAVSAVEGVSGVEVSMTFDPPWTPDRMSEEAQVAVGWY from the coding sequence ATGAGCCTTGATACGACCGAAGACAAAATCGATGTCCGCGAAGGGATCGTTCATTCAGCGATTCCAGCGGATGAGCTGGCGCGTTTGAGCGACGACATCATCTCGGCTTTGAAGACGGTCTACGACCCGGAAATACCGGCCGATATCTTCGAGCTCGGACTGATCTACAAGATCGATATCGAAGACGATCGGATGGTCAAGATCGCCATGACGCTGACCGCGCCCGGTTGCCCGGTGGCGGGCGAGATGCCTGGCTGGGTGGAGAATGCAGTCAGTGCCGTCGAAGGCGTGTCCGGCGTCGAGGTATCGATGACCTTCGACCCGCCGTGGACGCCGGACCGGATGTCGGAAGAAGCGCAGGTCGCCGTCGGCTGGTATTGA
- a CDS encoding cysteine desulfurase: MEHTVPVPAYDVEAIRKDFPILSRTVYGKPLVYLDNGASAQKPQVVIDAVAHAYANEYANVHRGLHFLSNAATDAYEGAREKVRRFLNAPSVDNIIFTKSSTEAINTVAYGYGMPKIGEGDEIVVSIMEHHSNIVPWHFIRERQGAKLVWAPVDDQGVFHIDDFVKCLSDRTKLVAITHMSNALGTVVPVKEICRIAHERGIPVLIDGSQAAVHMPVDVQDIDCDWYVMTGHKLYGPSGIGVLYGKTDRLKEMRPFMGGGEMIVEVTEDNVTYNDPPHRFEAGTPPIVQAIGLGYALDYMEKLGRAAIAAHEADLAAYAYERLSSVNSLRIFGTAPGKGGIFSFELEGIHSHDVSMVIDRAGVAVRAGTHCAQPLLKRFGVTSTCRASFGLYNTRAEVDALVDALDHARKFFA, translated from the coding sequence ATGGAACACACGGTGCCTGTGCCTGCCTATGACGTCGAAGCGATCCGCAAGGATTTTCCGATCCTGTCGCGGACAGTCTACGGCAAGCCGCTCGTCTATCTCGACAATGGCGCCTCGGCGCAGAAGCCGCAGGTGGTCATCGACGCCGTTGCCCATGCCTATGCCAATGAATATGCCAATGTCCATCGCGGCCTGCATTTCCTGTCGAATGCCGCCACGGATGCCTACGAGGGCGCGCGCGAAAAGGTGCGCCGCTTCCTGAATGCGCCGTCTGTCGACAATATCATCTTCACCAAGTCCTCGACGGAGGCGATCAATACGGTTGCCTATGGCTACGGTATGCCGAAGATCGGCGAGGGCGATGAAATCGTCGTGTCGATCATGGAACATCACTCCAATATCGTGCCGTGGCATTTCATCCGCGAACGGCAAGGTGCCAAGCTGGTCTGGGCGCCCGTCGACGATCAGGGCGTCTTTCACATCGATGACTTCGTCAAATGCCTGAGCGATCGCACCAAGCTGGTGGCGATCACGCATATGTCGAATGCGCTGGGCACGGTCGTCCCGGTCAAGGAGATCTGCCGCATCGCCCATGAGCGCGGCATTCCGGTGCTGATCGACGGCAGCCAGGCCGCCGTGCACATGCCGGTCGATGTCCAGGATATCGATTGCGACTGGTACGTCATGACCGGCCACAAGCTCTACGGTCCCTCGGGCATCGGCGTGCTCTACGGCAAGACGGACCGATTGAAGGAAATGCGTCCCTTCATGGGCGGCGGCGAGATGATCGTCGAGGTGACCGAAGACAACGTCACTTACAACGACCCGCCGCACCGTTTTGAAGCGGGCACGCCGCCGATCGTCCAGGCAATCGGCCTCGGCTATGCGCTCGATTATATGGAAAAGCTCGGCCGTGCGGCAATCGCCGCCCACGAGGCCGATCTGGCGGCCTATGCATATGAGCGCCTCTCGTCGGTCAATTCGCTGCGCATCTTCGGGACGGCGCCCGGCAAGGGTGGTATCTTCTCCTTCGAGCTTGAAGGAATCCATTCCCACGACGTGTCGATGGTGATCGACCGGGCGGGCGTGGCGGTGAGGGCCGGAACGCATTGTGCGCAGCCGCTCTTGAAACGCTTTGGCGTGACCTCCACATGCCGTGCATCCTTCGGTCTCTATAATACGCGGGCCGAAGTGGATGCGCTCGTCGATGCGCTGGATCATGCCCGCAAATTCTTTGCGTAA